The Streptomyces sp. NBC_00440 genome contains a region encoding:
- a CDS encoding HAMP domain-containing protein: MALDPVRPDSASPAPESPENPESDEYAGRPGGASDRQWVPEGDLRPLLTAMNTLCDGDFSVRVGSAGEGILAEMAGVFNRIVARNDHLAEELQRVRHALVQQGRLDERIAVSPGQGEWASSVDAANTLLDALVVPVTKATRVLNAVADGDLTQHVDLYDGSRQLRGDLRRLGRGVNRMVDQLSLFTGEVTRVAREVGTEGRLGGRAKARGLSGDWRLVTEAVDTMASRLTAQVRDIAVVTTAVAKGDLTQQVTVEATGELLELKLTVNTMVDQLRAFADEVTRVAREVGSEGQLGGRAQVRGVSGVWKDLTESVNFMASNLTAQVRNIAQVTTAVANGDLSQKITVDVRGEILQLKLTVNTMVDQLRAFADEVTRVAREVGSEGQLGGQAQVRGVSGVWKDLTESVNLMASNLTSQVRNIAQVATAVAEGDLGKTITVEARGEILELKTTINTMVDQLSAFADEVTRVAREVGSEGQLGGQAQVRGVSGVWKDLTESVNFMASNLTAQVRNIAQVTTAVANGDLSKKIDVDARGEILELKDTVNTMVGQLSAFADEVTRVAREVGTEGQLGGRAQVRGVSGVWKDLTDNVNFMGANLTSQVRNIAQVATAVANGDLSKKIDVDARGEILELKTTVNTMVDTLSSFSSEVTRVAREVGSEGRLGGQARVEGVYGTWKQLTTSVNVLALNLTTQVRAIAEVANAVTQGDMSRSISVEAEGEVAALKNNVNLMVTNLRETTRAKDWLESNLTRLAGLMQGRGDLVEVADLILRELTPLVNAQFGAFFLAEAGANPGEGLEFIAGYGSGQADESGLLPRSGTPSRGLITQAALEKKRILVESVPPDYITISSGLGEALPASVVILPILFEDQVLGVIELASFSRFSEVHLAFIDQFVNTIGVSINTIIANSRTESLLSESQRLTSELRQRSNELQSTNAALEEKAALLATSSQYKSEFLANMSHELRTPLNSLLIMARLLADNPENRLSEQEVEYAATIQRSGSDLLQLINDILDLSKIEAGRMDVHPKKLPLITLLDYVRATFRPLAVDRDLTFDVTVGPDVPSELFSDEQRLQQILRNLLSNAVKFTPSGGVELRVERVPGTEFEEETLRSAEAVVAFCVKDTGIGIPPEELAGIFEAFQQSDGTTNRKYGGTGLGLSISREMAGLLGGRIVAESEHGVGSRFTLYIPSRFPGVSPAPGRAGLPAVAATPEAPAALSGRAGPFNAAADRPPGAPLDTPGSLTITEDQTADGRDETWPETTRLKGWLSGRSGRVLAGRCILIVDDDIRNVFALTHVLGRVGITVKYAENGREGLDVLDRYPDVSLVLMDIMMPEMDGYETVRAIRSTDRLAHLPIIALTAKAMPGDREKAIDSGANDYVPKPVDVDRLLSVICELLDPRDDSEDQPDSAEGPDIAEEDNETSPPREDT; encoded by the coding sequence ATGGCACTCGATCCGGTCCGGCCTGATTCCGCTTCGCCCGCCCCGGAATCACCCGAAAATCCCGAATCCGACGAGTACGCTGGCCGCCCGGGGGGCGCCAGTGACAGACAGTGGGTACCTGAGGGTGACCTGCGGCCGCTGCTGACAGCGATGAATACCTTGTGTGACGGGGATTTCAGCGTGCGGGTAGGGAGCGCGGGCGAGGGCATCCTGGCCGAGATGGCGGGGGTGTTCAATCGGATCGTCGCGCGCAACGATCATCTGGCCGAAGAGCTGCAGCGGGTGCGGCACGCGCTGGTGCAGCAGGGCCGACTGGACGAACGGATCGCGGTGAGCCCCGGCCAGGGGGAATGGGCATCGAGCGTCGACGCAGCGAACACACTGCTCGACGCACTGGTGGTACCGGTCACGAAGGCGACGCGAGTGCTGAACGCCGTTGCCGACGGGGACCTGACGCAGCACGTCGACCTGTACGACGGAAGCCGCCAGCTCCGCGGTGATCTGCGGCGCCTGGGGCGCGGCGTGAACCGCATGGTGGACCAGCTCTCCCTGTTCACCGGCGAGGTGACACGCGTCGCCCGGGAGGTTGGCACCGAGGGGCGGCTGGGCGGGCGGGCCAAGGCCCGAGGGCTGTCCGGTGACTGGCGGCTCGTGACGGAGGCCGTCGACACGATGGCGTCGCGGCTGACAGCTCAGGTGCGTGATATCGCAGTCGTGACGACGGCTGTGGCGAAGGGCGACCTCACCCAGCAGGTGACAGTCGAGGCCACCGGCGAGCTGTTGGAGCTGAAGCTCACGGTGAACACGATGGTGGACCAGTTGCGGGCGTTCGCGGACGAGGTGACACGGGTGGCCCGTGAGGTCGGCAGTGAAGGGCAGCTGGGCGGACGCGCGCAGGTCAGGGGTGTCTCCGGTGTCTGGAAGGACCTCACCGAGAGTGTCAATTTCATGGCATCGAATCTGACCGCCCAGGTTCGTAACATCGCCCAGGTCACCACCGCCGTCGCCAACGGCGACCTCAGCCAGAAGATCACGGTGGACGTGAGGGGCGAGATCCTGCAGCTGAAGCTCACGGTGAACACGATGGTGGACCAGTTGCGGGCGTTCGCGGACGAGGTGACACGGGTGGCCCGTGAGGTCGGCAGTGAAGGGCAGCTGGGCGGACAGGCGCAGGTCAGGGGTGTCTCCGGTGTCTGGAAGGACCTCACCGAGAGTGTCAACTTGATGGCATCGAATCTGACCTCCCAGGTTCGTAACATCGCCCAGGTCGCCACCGCCGTCGCCGAGGGGGACCTCGGCAAGACGATCACGGTGGAGGCAAGGGGCGAGATCCTGGAGCTGAAGACGACGATCAACACGATGGTGGACCAGCTCTCGGCGTTCGCGGACGAGGTGACACGGGTGGCCCGTGAGGTCGGCAGTGAAGGGCAGCTGGGCGGACAGGCGCAGGTCAGGGGCGTTTCCGGTGTCTGGAAGGACCTCACCGAGAGTGTCAACTTCATGGCATCGAACCTGACCGCCCAGGTTCGTAACATCGCCCAGGTCACCACCGCCGTCGCCAACGGCGACCTGTCGAAGAAGATCGACGTGGACGCACGAGGCGAGATCCTGGAACTGAAAGACACCGTCAACACCATGGTCGGTCAGCTCTCGGCGTTCGCGGACGAGGTGACACGGGTGGCCCGTGAGGTCGGCACCGAGGGGCAGCTGGGTGGACGCGCGCAGGTCAGGGGTGTTTCCGGTGTCTGGAAGGACCTCACCGACAACGTCAACTTCATGGGCGCCAACCTGACCTCCCAGGTTCGCAACATCGCCCAGGTCGCCACCGCCGTCGCCAACGGTGACCTGTCGAAGAAGATCGACGTGGACGCGCGAGGCGAGATCCTGGAGTTGAAGACGACCGTCAACACCATGGTCGACACGCTGTCCTCCTTCTCCTCCGAGGTGACGCGTGTCGCCCGTGAGGTCGGCAGCGAGGGAAGACTGGGCGGCCAGGCCCGCGTCGAGGGCGTGTACGGAACCTGGAAGCAGCTGACCACCAGCGTCAACGTGCTCGCTCTGAACCTGACCACGCAGGTCCGCGCGATCGCCGAGGTGGCCAATGCCGTCACCCAGGGTGACATGTCTCGCTCCATCTCGGTCGAGGCCGAGGGCGAGGTCGCAGCGCTGAAGAACAACGTCAACCTCATGGTGACCAACCTTCGCGAGACCACCCGTGCCAAGGACTGGCTGGAATCCAACCTCACCCGGCTCGCCGGCCTCATGCAGGGCCGCGGCGACCTGGTCGAAGTCGCCGACCTGATCCTGCGCGAACTGACCCCGCTGGTGAACGCGCAGTTCGGGGCGTTCTTCCTGGCCGAAGCCGGCGCCAATCCGGGCGAGGGGCTGGAGTTCATCGCTGGATACGGCAGCGGCCAGGCCGATGAAAGCGGCCTGCTCCCTCGGTCCGGCACCCCCAGCCGTGGCCTGATCACCCAAGCCGCTCTGGAGAAGAAGCGCATCCTTGTCGAGAGCGTGCCCCCGGACTACATCACCATCAGCTCCGGTCTCGGCGAGGCGCTGCCGGCCAGCGTCGTCATCTTGCCGATTCTCTTCGAGGACCAGGTCCTCGGCGTGATCGAACTGGCCTCGTTCAGCAGATTCAGCGAGGTTCACCTCGCCTTCATCGACCAGTTCGTGAACACCATCGGCGTATCGATCAACACCATCATTGCCAACTCCCGGACGGAATCCCTGCTCTCGGAGTCCCAGCGACTCACCTCCGAGCTGCGCCAGCGCTCGAACGAGCTGCAGAGCACCAATGCCGCGCTGGAGGAGAAGGCCGCGCTGCTGGCCACGTCGTCGCAGTACAAGTCGGAGTTCCTGGCGAACATGTCGCACGAGCTGCGCACTCCGCTCAATTCCCTCCTCATCATGGCCCGGCTCCTCGCCGACAACCCCGAGAACCGGCTCTCGGAGCAGGAAGTGGAGTACGCGGCCACCATTCAGCGCTCGGGCTCCGACCTGCTCCAGCTGATCAACGACATTCTGGACCTGTCGAAGATCGAGGCGGGGCGGATGGATGTGCATCCGAAGAAGCTGCCACTGATCACACTGCTCGACTACGTGCGTGCGACATTCCGTCCCCTCGCCGTCGACCGCGACCTCACCTTCGATGTCACGGTCGGCCCCGACGTGCCGTCGGAACTCTTCTCGGACGAACAGCGGCTCCAGCAGATCCTCCGCAACCTGCTGTCCAACGCGGTGAAGTTCACCCCGTCGGGTGGTGTGGAGCTACGTGTCGAGCGGGTGCCGGGAACGGAGTTCGAGGAAGAAACACTACGGAGTGCCGAGGCGGTCGTCGCGTTCTGTGTCAAGGACACCGGCATCGGTATCCCGCCCGAGGAGCTCGCGGGGATCTTCGAGGCGTTCCAGCAGTCCGACGGCACCACCAACCGCAAGTACGGCGGCACCGGGCTCGGTCTCTCCATCAGCCGGGAGATGGCCGGGCTGCTCGGGGGCCGGATCGTCGCCGAGAGCGAGCACGGCGTCGGCTCCCGGTTCACCTTGTACATTCCCTCGCGCTTCCCCGGCGTCTCGCCCGCACCCGGCCGAGCGGGGCTCCCGGCTGTGGCTGCCACACCCGAAGCCCCGGCCGCGCTGTCCGGACGTGCCGGACCGTTCAACGCCGCCGCTGATCGCCCCCCGGGCGCACCATTGGACACACCGGGCAGCCTGACCATCACGGAGGATCAGACAGCCGACGGCCGCGACGAGACATGGCCGGAGACGACACGGCTCAAAGGGTGGCTGAGCGGACGCTCCGGTCGCGTACTGGCAGGGCGCTGCATCCTCATCGTCGACGACGACATCCGGAACGTTTTCGCCCTCACGCACGTGCTCGGACGCGTGGGCATCACTGTCAAATACGCCGAGAACGGCCGCGAGGGCCTCGATGTCCTCGACCGGTACCCGGACGTGTCGCTGGTCCTGATGGACATCATGATGCCCGAGATGGACGGCTATGAGACGGTCCGGGCCATCCGGAGCACAGACCGCCTCGCCCACCTGCCGATCATCGCACTCACCGCCAAGGCCATGCCGGGCGACCGCGAGAAGGCGATCGACAGCGGCGCCAACGACTACGTTCCCAAACCCGTGGACGTCGACCGGCTGCTGTCGGTGATCTGTGAACTGCTGGACCCGCGGGACGACTCCGAGGACCAGCCGGATTCCGCAGAAGGCCCGGATATCGCCGAGGAAGACAACGAGACCTCTCCTCCGAGGGAGGACACATGA
- a CDS encoding response regulator — MSATADDSCILIVDDMEENLVALQAVLGPLGQPLVLARSGEEALKAMLRQEFAVVLLDVLMPGMDGFETAANIKRLDQTKDVPIILLTGAEADSDYAYRGYSVGIADFLIKPFDPWLLRTKVSVFLDLHRQKRQISAQAEQLRRLLVTESHSTAHAQPGGSVEPADRMRDKQQRRTTGAGPALARGEELAEIAEQLTQIELLLRDAESPEPGRLADRIADLEHAVGSLLATGDAS, encoded by the coding sequence ATGAGCGCTACCGCAGATGACAGCTGCATCCTGATCGTCGACGACATGGAGGAAAACCTGGTCGCGCTGCAGGCCGTGCTCGGCCCGCTCGGTCAGCCCCTGGTCCTCGCACGCTCGGGGGAGGAGGCCTTGAAGGCGATGCTCCGCCAGGAGTTCGCCGTCGTGCTGCTCGATGTCCTGATGCCGGGTATGGACGGCTTCGAGACCGCCGCCAACATCAAGCGGCTGGACCAGACCAAGGATGTGCCCATCATCCTGCTGACCGGGGCCGAAGCCGACTCGGACTACGCGTACCGGGGATACTCCGTCGGCATCGCCGACTTCCTGATCAAGCCCTTCGACCCATGGCTGCTCCGCACCAAGGTCAGCGTCTTCCTGGACCTGCACCGCCAGAAGCGTCAGATCTCCGCACAGGCCGAGCAGTTGAGGCGGCTCCTGGTTACCGAGAGCCATTCCACGGCACACGCCCAACCCGGGGGATCTGTGGAGCCCGCTGACAGGATGCGGGACAAACAACAGCGACGGACCACAGGTGCAGGCCCGGCCCTCGCGCGGGGGGAGGAGCTGGCTGAAATCGCCGAACAACTCACCCAGATCGAACTGCTGCTGCGCGACGCGGAAAGTCCCGAACCGGGCCGACTCGCCGACCGTATCGCCGACCT